GCCGGTAACCGCAATAATCGAGATAACAAGACCGGCAATGGCTAAACCTTTGTTCCGCCTATTTCCGGTGACCCCAATAATGCTCAGCACCACTCCTGCAATCGAAATCAGCAGGTCAATACCGGGGATGGGAAGGAAGAGACCAAGCAATCCAAAAACAAATCCCAGTACTCCCTGTGTGCCGCTCTGTTGTGCGGCGGTGGCAGTGCTTATGCCGCAGTGCACACAAACAACTGCTTTGTCATTGATCTGCATTCCGCAGTTTTGGCAGTAGATGCTTATCACCATCCTGTACACAGTCTGATTTATTTCCAAATTAGCCAAAAAACAGCGACTCATTGGAAAAAGTTCG
This sequence is a window from Bacillota bacterium. Protein-coding genes within it:
- a CDS encoding zinc ribbon domain-containing protein, translating into MANLEINQTVYRMVISIYCQNCGMQINDKAVVCVHCGISTATAAQQSGTQGVLGFVFGLLGLFLPIPGIDLLISIAGVVLSIIGVTGNRRNKGLAIAGLVISIIAVTGCIGLLLTPGGYYIWY